A section of the Heterodontus francisci isolate sHetFra1 chromosome 7, sHetFra1.hap1, whole genome shotgun sequence genome encodes:
- the b3galt1b gene encoding uncharacterized protein b3galt1b isoform X2: MLLTWLKQGGSAPEITRIDITTSFPLAPVPFSWGPQLGWLGCVPEHNEVSAEHQEKAESWGWPSSNIHFDCCKGGGHGDQQTGLWRWRVGDLPDTWSFKYDAGADRAL; the protein is encoded by the exons ATGCTTTTGACCTGGTTGAAACAGGGTGGAAGCGCACCAGAAATCACAAGGATTGACATAACCACCTCGTTTCCattggcgccagtgccattttcctGGGGCCCTCAGCTTGGGTGGCTTGGCTGTGTGCCTGAACACAATG AAGTGAGTGCAGAACACCAGGAAAAGGCAGAGAgctgggggtggccctccagtaATATCCACTTTGACTGTTGCAAAGGAGGAGGTCATGGAGATCAGCAGACTGGCCTTTGGCGATGGAGAGTTGGGGATCTTccagatacctg gtccttcaagtATGACGCAGGAGCTGATCGTGCACTCTGA